A region of Betta splendens chromosome 13, fBetSpl5.4, whole genome shotgun sequence DNA encodes the following proteins:
- the rtn4rl1b gene encoding reticulon-4 receptor-like 1b: MFKRGCGLEFLLVLCGLEFSWSCPRHCICYTAPSTVTCQAHNFMSVPEGIPPDSERIFLQNNKIHRLLRGHFSANTVTLWIYSNNITYIEPSTFHGFALLEELDLGDNRHLRSLAEDTFHGLTRLNALHLYRCGLSSLPNNIFQGLRNLQYLYLQDNHLKFLQDDTFMDLHNLSHLFLHGNRLWSLNQNTFRGLRALDRLLLHQNQIEWVDPLAFHDLKRLTTLYLFNNTLVQLSGQCLDMLPALEYLRLNDNPWSCDCKALSLWEWLKRFRGSTSAVLCVTPADVIGKEMKDLRKKDFPNCSPTAPSSESRAQTNNLSGTVNPSMNRGVAVGSGGQNHVVHTSRPGRPRNCTKPRDRASKGKGDNEAYHSKEVMADKEDSSPDFTDGGKHDHTSPDGTVTRRKHKCTPRTTVRPPSGVQQANNRATLSQPLLHVYAIFVALITTDIDYILR, from the exons gctgtgggctGGAGTTCCTGCTGGTGCTCTGCGGGCTCGAGTTCTCCTGGTCCTGCCCTCGTCACTGTATCTGCTACACGGCTCCCAGCACCGTCACCTGCCAGGCGCACAACTTCATGTCGGTGCCGGAGGGGATCCCCCCCGACAGCGAGCGCATCTTCCTGCAGAACAACAAGATCCACCGCCTACTCCGGGGCCACTTCAGCGCCAACACGGTGACCCTGTGGATCTACTCCAACAACATCACGTACATCGAGCCCTCCACCTTCCACGGCTTcgctctgctggaggagctggatctGGGGGACAACCGCCACCTGCGCTCCTTGGCCGAAGACACCTTTCACGGACTGACGCGACTCAACGCGTTACACTTATACCGCTGTGGACTCAGTTCCCTTCCTAATAACATCTTCCAAGGCCTCAGAAACCTACAGTATCTCTACTTGCAG GACAATCATCTGAAGTTCTTGCAGGATGACACGTTTATGGACCTCCACAACCTGAGCCACCTGTTCCTGCACGGGAACCGCCTGTGGAGTCTAAACCAAAACACCTTCAGAGGCCTAAGAGCCTTGGATCGACTGCTGTTGCACCAGAACCAAATCGAGTGGGTCGACCCCCTGGCCTTCCACGACCTGAAACGCCTCACCACCCTCTACTTGTTCAACAACACACTGGTCCAGCTGTCCGGACAGTGCCTGGACATGCTGCCCGCCCTGGAATACCTGCGTCTCAACGACAACCCGTGGTCCTGTGACTGCAAGGCCCTGTCGCTATGGGAATGGTTGAAACGCTTCCGAGGGTCCACGTCCGCCGTGCTTTGCGTGACGCCAGCCGACGTGATTGGGAAAGAAATGAAGGACCTGCGCAAGAAGGACTTCCCCAACTGTTCGCCAACGGCTCCGAGTTCCGAGTCCAGAGCTCAGACTAACAATTTGTCTGGCACGGTGAATCCGTCCATGAACCGCGGTGTGGCGGTGGGCTCTGGAGGGCAGAACCACGTGGTGCACACGTCGAGGCCGGGCCGCCCTCGAAACTGCACGAAGCCCCGCGATAGGGCGAGCAAGGGGAAGGGTGACAATGAGGCGTACCACTCCAAGGAGGTCATGGCAGACAAGGAGGACTCCTCCCCGGATTTCACAGACGGGGGGAAACATGACCACACATCCCCAGATGGCACCGTCACGCGGAGGAAGCACAAGTGCACTCCCCGGACCACTGTTCGCCCCCCTAGCGGGGTCCAGCAAGCCAACAACAGGGCGACCTTATCCCAGCCCTTACTACACGTCTACGCCATCTTTGTGGCCTTGATAACAACCGATATTGACTACATCCTTCGTTGA